In the Brettanomyces nanus chromosome 1, complete sequence genome, ataacgatgatgatattaGACAAACGAACATTCGAATTCGTTGTATATTGATAAATGATCCACATATGTTGAACATGTGGTATCTCAGCGAACAAGAGCTGCGCACTTAGTAGAGAATTCTAGTGATAATTCTGAAAGGAGTACCCTCCAACTTCTCGTAGATATTTTTGATGTCGTCCAAATTGACATCCGAGATATCAGTCATCAAGTAGGCAACATTTCCACGAGAGTCGGAAAACTGCTTTTCGATATTGTGATCGGACAAGATCTGGTTGACAGTTTTTAAAACACCTGGAACATTTTGATGAATGTACAAGACTCTAACAGCATTCTTCTGATCCCAATCCAAACCTCTGAGAGCAACCTCTGGAAAGTTAACGGCTCCAGTGGAGGTACCTTCATTAATATAGTTACTCAAGGTGTGAGAAACCTCAATGCCAATGGCAGACTGTGCTTCCTCTGTAGAGCCACCAATATGAGGAGTCAATATAACGTTTTTAAGGGTTTTCAACTGCTCAATCTCGGGGAAAAGTCCATCCTGGAAGTCAGGaccattctttcttggcTCTGCAGGATAGACATCCAATGCGGCACCGGCCAACTTACCAAGTTTCAATGCCTCAACCAACGCTGGAATGTCAACGACACTACCTCTGCAGTTATTTAACAAATAAGCACCATCCTTCATCTGGGCTAGTTGAGGGGTAGAGATCATGTTCTTGGTCTCTGGAGTTTCAGGAACGTGCAAAGTGACGAAATCAGAGTTGCTTAACAACTCATCCAAGGTAGAAACCTGCTCCGAGTTACCAAGAGACATAAGAGACAAGATATCGTAGTACAAAACATGCATACCCAGAGATTCAGTCAGAACAGATAGTTGAGAACCAATATGACCATAACCGACGATACCTAAGGTTTTACCCCTAACCTCCCAGCATTTGGCAGATTTCTTGTTCCAAACACCTTGATGCATCTCCATAGATCTGTCGCCCATTTGACGAGACAAAAAGATTATCTCTGCAAGGGTCATTTCAGCAACAGAACGTGAGTTACAAAATGGAGAATTGAAGACCGCAATACCATGCTCACCAGCATACTCCAAGTCGACCTGGTTGGTACCAATGCAGAAGCAACCAATGGCAATCAAGTTCTTGGCGTGCTTAAGCACATTGGCGGTCAACTTTGTCTTGGATCTGATTCCGATGACATGAACGTCCTTGATTTTCtcaatcaattcttcctccGGCAAAGAAGTCTTGTAGAATTCAACCTGGTAGCCTTTCTTATGGAAAGTGCTAAGAGCTGTCTGGTTGATGTTCTCAAGAATCAACATTTTGATGTCTCCCGTAGAGAAAGGCTTCAAGGCCTTCTTAGGTCTATTAAGAGTAAGAGCTCTTGATCTCAGAGCAGTGTCGAGGTAAGAAGAGGTAGGCGAAGTGGaaacctctttctttggtgaCAACGACGCTTGTTTGAATGAATTACTCAACTGTGAGATTGGAACTGGTGAAGACATGATACTGATACTAAGGTATTAATAGCTGGAAACGATATGATaacgaaaaaaaaaattgggaAAGTCTACTCAAGTGTACGAGATATTAATCATATATATAAGCAATATCGTTGTTCTTAATTTTTCTAATTGAGATGAAGCTCGAAAAGAGTCAGCGGCCTCGCGGGCTTAGGCATTGGGAACTGGGACAAGTGCCGGTAAGGAGATCGAAATgtacaaaaaaaaaaaattataaAGTTTATGCAGTAATACAAGTCAGCTGGGTAGAATGCGTCATAGCATCTCTGTATTCACTTTTCATTATTCAGTATGATGAAGTATGTTAACGGGTGAGGTATT is a window encoding:
- the SER3 gene encoding Phosphoglycerate dehydrogenase ser3 (BUSCO:EOG09341N5H) encodes the protein MSSPVPISQLSNSFKQASLSPKKEVSTSPTSSYLDTALRSRALTLNRPKKALKPFSTGDIKMLILENINQTALSTFHKKGYQVEFYKTSLPEEELIEKIKDVHVIGIRSKTKLTANVLKHAKNLIAIGCFCIGTNQVDLEYAGEHGIAVFNSPFCNSRSVAEMTLAEIIFLSRQMGDRSMEMHQGVWNKKSAKCWEVRGKTLGIVGYGHIGSQLSVLTESLGMHVLYYDILSLMSLGNSEQVSTLDELLSNSDFVTLHVPETPETKNMISTPQLAQMKDGAYLLNNCRGSVVDIPALVEALKLGKLAGAALDVYPAEPRKNGPDFQDGLFPEIEQLKTLKNVILTPHIGGSTEEAQSAIGIEVSHTLSNYINEGTSTGAVNFPEVALRGLDWDQKNAVRVLYIHQNVPGVLKTVNQILSDHNIEKQFSDSRGNVAYLMTDISDVNLDDIKNIYEKLEGTPFRIITRILY